The segment GTGCGCGGCCTGTTCGGCGCCGGGCTGTACCTGGGCCTGGTCGGGGTGATCGGGGTGGCGCTGGGCGTGCTGCTGCGCTCGATCGCGGGCGGCATCTCGGTACTGGTCGCCTCGCTGATGCTGGTGCCCGGCCTGGTCTCGCTGCTGCCCGACTCGTGGCACAGCCACATCAGCCCGTACCTGCCGAGCAACGCGGGCGAGGCGATGTTCGCCCTGCACCACGACAGCACGACCCTCTCCCCCGGCGCCGGCCTGGCCGTCTTCGCGCTGTGGACGGTGGCGGCCCTCGCGGGCGCGGCCGTCCGGCTGCGGCGGCAGGACGCCTGACACACTGGCGTGCGTCGCGCGGAACCGCGGCGCACGCCGTCCGACCTCCCCCTGGGACCCGCCCATGCCCGACCCGGCCCCCCGCTCCGCCGGACCCGCCGCCGCGCCTTTCGCCGCCGCCCCCTTCCCCGCCCTCCCGGGCCATCCGCTGCTGGACCGGCTGGCCCGGAGCGGCCAGCGCCTGCGCGGCTGGGCGGCCCGGCACCCGTGGCTGCTGGACGGCGCCGTGGTGGCGGTGTCCTTCCTGGCGTTCTGCGTGCCCGACCTGGTGCACGACGGCGACGGCGACGGCCCGCGCGGGCGCCGGATCGTCTTCACCCACCTGCCGCCGGCCGCCGTGCTGGCGTTCCAGGCGGCGCTGCTGCTGCCGCTGCTGTGGCGCCGCCGCCGGCCGGCGGCGGCGTTCGCGGCGGTGACGGCGGTGTTCCTGGCGCAGTGGTCGCTGGGCGCGGCCCTGCGGGCGGACGCGGCGCTGCTGCTGGCGCTGTACGCGCTGGCCCTGCACGGGCGGCTGCGCGACCTCGCCTGGGCCTGCGCGGTGACCGCGCTGGGCATCGGCCTGGTCGCGGTCCGGCTGTCCGCGGCGGTGTCGGTCTGGGACGTGCTGTTCTTCCTGGCCGCCGCGGTGACCGCCGCCGTCGCGCTGGGCATCGCGGTGCGGGTGCGCCGCGCCCAGCTGGCCGGCCTGCGCGAACGGGCCGCCCGGCTGGAGGTCGAGCGCGACCAGCGCAGCCGGCTGGCGGCGGCCGGCGAACGCGCCCGGGTGGCGCGCGAGATGCACGACATCGTCGGCCACAACCTGTCGGTGATCATCACGCTGGCGGACGGCGGCGCGTACGCGGCCCGCTCCGCCCCGGAGCGCGGGCAGGAGGCGCTGGCCCTGATCGGCGACGCGGGCCGGCAGGCGCTCGGCGAGCTGCGCCGGATGCTGGGCGTGCTGCGCGAGCACGGCGACGGCCCCGGGCTGGCCCCGCAGCCGGGCGTCGCCGACCTGGCCGAGCTGTGCGGACGGATCCGGGCGGCCGGCCCGGAGGTCGTCCACCGCACCGAGGGCGACCTGGCGGCGCTGGACCGGGGCGTGCAGCTGGTGGTCTACCGGATCGTCCAGGAGGCGCTGACCAACACCCTCAAGCACGCGGGCCCGCGCACCCGCTGCCGGGTCTCCGTCTCGCTGGCCGGCCCCCGGCTCCTGGTCCGGATCGACGACGACGGCCCGCCCGCCACCGGGCCCGCGCCCGTCCCGGCGCCCGGCTCACCTCCCGACACGCCGCCGGACGAGGGCCAGGGCCTGACCGGCATGCGGGAGCGGGCCGCGCTGTACGGTGGCACCGTCTCGGCGGGCCCGGCCCCGGGCGGCGGCTGGTCGGTCCGCGCCGACCTGAACGTCACCCCGGCCACCCCCGCGCCGCACCCGCCGGCGCCGCACGCCCCGTACGCCCCCGCCCCGTACGCCCTCGATCCGGCCGGAGGCCAGCCGTGACCAGCGTCCTGATCGTGGACGACCAGCCGCTGCAGCGCTTCGGCTTCCGGATGCTGCTGGAGAGCCAGCCCGACACCTCGGTCGCCGGGGAGGCCGGGCACGGCGCGGAGGCGGTCCGGCTGGCGGCCGAGCTGCGGCCGGACGTGGTGCTG is part of the Kitasatospora setae KM-6054 genome and harbors:
- a CDS encoding sensor histidine kinase, whose translation is MPDPAPRSAGPAAAPFAAAPFPALPGHPLLDRLARSGQRLRGWAARHPWLLDGAVVAVSFLAFCVPDLVHDGDGDGPRGRRIVFTHLPPAAVLAFQAALLLPLLWRRRRPAAAFAAVTAVFLAQWSLGAALRADAALLLALYALALHGRLRDLAWACAVTALGIGLVAVRLSAAVSVWDVLFFLAAAVTAAVALGIAVRVRRAQLAGLRERAARLEVERDQRSRLAAAGERARVAREMHDIVGHNLSVIITLADGGAYAARSAPERGQEALALIGDAGRQALGELRRMLGVLREHGDGPGLAPQPGVADLAELCGRIRAAGPEVVHRTEGDLAALDRGVQLVVYRIVQEALTNTLKHAGPRTRCRVSVSLAGPRLLVRIDDDGPPATGPAPVPAPGSPPDTPPDEGQGLTGMRERAALYGGTVSAGPAPGGGWSVRADLNVTPATPAPHPPAPHAPYAPAPYALDPAGGQP